In Cycloclasticus sp., a single genomic region encodes these proteins:
- the hslV gene encoding ATP-dependent protease subunit HslV, with protein MVDFRGTTILSVRRGNSVVIGGDGQVTLGNTIMKGNARKVRRLAGGDVIAGFAGATADAFTLFERFEGMLEKHHGNLTRAAVEMAKDWRTDRMLRKLEALLAIADSKDSLIISGNGDVIQPEQDLIAIGSGGPFAQSAARALLENTDLSAREIVEKALGIAGDICIYTNHNHTIEELVAEEKK; from the coding sequence ATAGTGGATTTTAGAGGAACAACGATTCTTTCTGTGCGGCGCGGAAACAGCGTGGTGATTGGTGGTGACGGACAGGTTACGCTGGGTAATACCATCATGAAAGGTAATGCTAGAAAAGTTCGCCGGCTAGCCGGTGGCGACGTCATTGCTGGTTTTGCAGGGGCAACGGCCGATGCCTTTACCTTGTTTGAGCGTTTCGAAGGGATGCTGGAAAAGCACCACGGTAACTTAACTCGCGCGGCAGTGGAGATGGCAAAAGACTGGCGAACCGACCGAATGCTTCGAAAATTAGAAGCGCTACTGGCCATTGCCGACAGTAAAGATTCGCTGATTATTTCTGGTAACGGTGATGTCATTCAGCCGGAACAAGATCTCATTGCGATTGGCTCGGGCGGACCGTTTGCCCAATCGGCAGCACGTGCGTTACTGGAAAATACGGATTTATCGGCGCGGGAAATTGTAGAAAAAGCTTTAGGTATAGCTGGGGATATATGCATTTACACCAATCACAATCACACGATTGAAGAATTAGTTGCAGAGGAAAAAAAGTAA